AACCAGGTCATGCGAGCCTTGAGGAGAAACTCGCTCTTTCCTAGGGTCCAGACTCAATTGAGCCAATATGCGACGAGAGCGGCGAGATGAACAGCGGCCAAAAAATTACGGGCGAGCTTGTCATATCGCGTGGCGATGCGCCGGAAGTCCTTGAGCCTGCAAAAGCAGCGTTCGATGACATTTCGTCCTTTGTAGGCGCGTTTGTTGAAGCGATGGATGACGACACGGTTAGATTTATTGGGGATTACGGGCTTGGCGCCACGACGAATGATTGCGCCGCGAAGCTTGTCGCCATCATACCCTTTGTCGGCGAGGAGCACGCTCATGGGTGGCGCGAGCGCCAGGACATCGGGAGCCGCAGCGATATCGGCATCCTGGCCTGGAGTCAGATGCAGGACGACCGGCCGGCAGAGCGGATCGCTCAGCGCATGGATTTTTGTCGTGCGGCCTCCGCGCGAGCGGCCGATTGCTTGATTGTGCTCCCCCCTTTTCCGCCGGAGGCACACCGGTGAGCTTTAATCGAGGTCGAGTCGAGCGACAGTACGACGCCGTCTTCGCCAGGCTTGGCCAGCGCTTCGAAGATTGCGCACCATCGTCCTCGCTTGGCCCAGCGATTGAAGCGATTGTAGATCGTCGTGTAAGGGCCGTATTCACGTGGACAATCACGCCATCGTGCACCCGATTGCAGCATGTGAATGATGCCGCTGACGATGCGTCGGTCGTCGTCCCGATCCGGCCCCGTCAGTCCCCTCGGCAGATGCGGTTCGATACGCGCCCATTGCCTGTCGTTCAGCCAAAACAAACCAGCGCGCATTCTCTCGCCCCCGAATCAACACGTAGGCAAGAGAATCACGTGGCGCTATTTAGGTACAGACCCTAGGACATCGACATCGCGCACGGCGTTGTGCCAGACAATTCCGCCATGCGCTTCGTCGGGACCATTGAACAAGGGAAAGCGAGAAGCTCCCCGATAGCTAACTTTACCGCTGTCAACGATTAGTCCGCCGAGGGTCGTGCCGTGGCCCGAGATATATTTTGTTGCAGCGTACGTTGTAACTGCAGCGCCCAGGTCTGACGGCCGGCATATCAGCGGCGTAGTCGTGTTGTCTACGACCAGAGGCACGCCGTACCTCCGGCCGATCTCCGCGAGCTGTTTAACGGGAAGCGGAATCAGACAGGGATTCGATATTACCTCTCCGAACAGGCAGATGGTGCGATCATCGATCGCTCGTTCGAACGTCTCGGGCCTTCGAGGATCTGCTGTCCTCACGCTGATTCCCCAAACGCTTTAAGGTGTTGTGGAGCAGGTTCCAGGTATTGCCATATAGATATGGAGAGGCAACGACATTGTCCCCTACTTCGCCACTTGAAAGGTTGACGATAGCAAGGAACGTCGCCGCTTGACCTGACGCAACGGCGAGCGAGTCGCTGCCCATATCGACAGCGGCGTAGCGCTTCTCCAGCGCGCGGGTCGTCGGATTGATAATCCTCGTGTAGGTGAACCCATCCGCCTTGACGTTGTAGACGTCAGCGATGTGGTTGAGATCGCCATCGAGTTCATAAGCTGTATTCTGGTAAATCGGCACTGCGACGGCTTTCGTCACCGGGTCGCGCCGATAACCCGCATGCAGAACAGCAGTCTCGGCGGAAAACGGCAGCTGCCGATCTCCAACTGCTTGAGCCGGCATCTTTACGCGCGCCCCATATGCCTCCTGGTCCGGCGCCGGCCTTGCTGACCGGGCCTGGCCGGGCCGAAAATAGGTACGAAAGGCGCATCCCAACCGCTCAATCCAGCTGGATTGGATTTCCCCAATGCAACCGACGCGAAAGCTTCGCGTCGCAAGGTGCAGCTTCGAGTAGACGTAAAGATTGTGGGCCGCCAAGTGGCGATACAGCCCATCGAATCCTTGCTGGTCTACTATGCCGGGCGGCGCACTGAACGCAACGCAGACCGGCGACTGCAACTCGGGGGACAGCAGCGGAGACACTGTCCCTTCGAGTTCCTTGATGAGGTCGTCTCTGACCTTCTCGTACCGGAAGCGCCTGGCATCAATGCTCTCCTCATGCAGAATCTTCAAAGCCATTGTCGTTGCCTGAACGATGTGGGTGGGAGGGGTCGACCGCCACTCACCCGTGCGCTCGAGCGAGAGCCATTGATCTCTCACATCGAGCACAAACGATCTCGGTTCTTGAGCCGCATTCTCCAGCAGCTCGCGGGACGCAATTACAAACGCTACTCCCGGCGGCCCTTCTATGCATTTGTTGCTGGATGTGACCAGTACGTCAGGTCCACGCTGGCTCAGATCGATATTGAGGGCGCCGAAGGAACTCATTCCATCAATGATGGTTTTTACGCCACGTCGCCTCGCCTCCTCCACGATCTCTTGCAGAGGATTGACGATTCCGGTTGTCGTCTCACAATGCACGAAACACAGGTGCGTAACGCCAGGATTTCGGCTCAGATACTCGCCGATTTCTTGCGGATCCAAAGGATCGGTCGCGCGCTTGACGAGCTTCAGCGCCTCGACACCCCACAGCCGAAAAATTTGCAGAATACGCTCACCATAGATGCCGTTTACGCAGACGAGCGGCCTGTCGGCTCGGGACACAAATGAAGAGAGGGCAGCCTCCATTGCAAAGGAGCCCCCTCCTTGAATAGGCACCACCGAATAGTCCTCAGCGTTTCCCAGCAAGTCGAGCATCAGCCGCCTCATGCAGGCGGTCACCTCCTTGAACTCGTCATCGCGAGATGCGAGATCAAGCTGCATCTGGCTCCTCACCGCCAACGATAGCGACAATGGACCAGGCGTCAGCAAAGAGCGCTGTCTTGTCAAACCATTCCTCCTACATTGTTTCGTCGATGAGCTGCCGTACGTCCGCCATCGACCCGGAGGCGCGCGTATGCCGTCCTCATCGATAGCTTCGAATGAAGCGCCTTGAATCGCGGTCGCGTTTCGCGTCGACCGCTCCAAAAGGCCGCCGGATAACAACCTCCAATTTCTCATTGCGGACGGAGAGCGATCCTTCACAAACCTCCCCGTTGATGCGTTTCAGACCTCCCAAATAGCCTTTTGGCACTGAACGCTCGGGCGCAAGTGGGCGCCGACGCTCGCTCTCATCCAACTGTCACGCATGTGCAGGCTTGGGCGTGGTCGCCTCTGGCGCTATGAGGCGCCAGTCGGCCGACGGTCCTGTAAGACTGCCCAGTCAGGTAAGCTTTGCCGCCAGAAAGGCGATGCAGCCTAAATCGTCGCGCCCGGACGATAGGCAGCACTCGATAGTCTTCGTTCGCAGCGGGTGTGCAATGCGATTGCTTGGGACTTGATGCATTTTCACTCCGTTGCTCGTGGATGGATTGGGACGCACATGGCTGTCTTGGCGAGCTCGAAGATCGTACAACTTGACGTTACGGGCGTTTCAACCCTCTCGGGTATTTTTCTCGCGGGAATTTTTCCTCACGTACTCCCGTTTGGCAGCGACGAGTCGACGCAAGGAGCGGAGTACGAAGGATTCACAGCGAGGTTCAATAGTTTGAAAGTTCAATTTGGATCGAGCGTGAGTATTCCGCGTGCGAGCGCGATTCTGCGGCGAAATGACGGGATCGTTCCGTTTACGTGCGATCCGGGCCAAAGAGCCATATGGAGGTACGGAGCTTCTACGCAGTCCCCGCGAGATCCTACTGGACGCTGTGCATGACGGTTTACACCTTCTGCCATAGCTGTTGTGTCACGTCCTTGCGCTCGCATGGAGCGGCCTTGGCAGCCTGCGCCGAGCCACACTTGATGGCGATCCAGCGATCTTGGATGCTGGGCGAGCAAGAATCAGTTCGACACCTTTCGGCGAGCGGCCGTGTGACTCCGCATGTCGCCTCGATTTGCTGGGAGTACGTCGAGCCAGGTCCAATTAAGTTGCGCGCATTTATCTTGGAAGCGATTCCTGGGCTTTCAGCATCTCAGTTACTTAACGCCGCTTCGCCGCGGGACGTCTCACCGAGCGATCGTGGCGGCGGTGAGCGTGCGGCTTTACGGCGGTTCCAACGCGTGGGCGGCGAGCAGGATTTGCCGGCATCCCAGCGCTCGGTGCGCACAACTACCTCGCCGATGAGGCACTCTGGTTGGACGACAGTCGCACTTCGTACTTGTTCTGCTCTCTCCTCTGCAGGCCGGCTCGTTGATGCGAGCTCGCGTCCGACATGGTCTACGGGCGCGGTCGAGCACGCCAGCGGTTGACCAGAGCGGATCATCAAGTGATCACTCTTTGTCGCTTGCTAAGTATGAGCTCCGCTTCCTTTTCGGCTACGCCCATGGCTGCCTTCATGGCGATCAACCAGGAAAGGCGGAACGAAGCATGACCCGAACACGCGGCGGGGCTTCGTAGCTCAGGATGGCGCATGCTCGTGACAGAGTTGCCTCGCGATGCGAAGGTGCGGGCGTACGCCGAAGGTGTTCGCCGACGAGCGGGGGCCAAAAGGAAGCAAGTTTGCCAGACGGCACCATCGCCACAAGCATTCAGCATCTTAGGAGATGCTGAGGATCTGCTCAAGCCGCGCGACCTCCCCTCGCAACATCTCGATAGACACGTCTCGGTTCTCCGAAATGTTCAAAGCAGTGTGGACCGGCTCTCCAGCGTGAGATGAGCCGGGCAATCCTCCCGCATTGGTACTTCGCATATCCCACCAGGTGCGGAATATACGGCGATAGAGTTCAGTTACCTCCCGTCCCCTGTCTAGAACTCCGGCTTTCTGGGCATGCAGCAGTTCCTGCTCATATCCGAGTTCCAGCAAAAGCTCGGCACCGACCAGATCGGTCACGGTTTGCATCTCCTCGAACGTTCATGTGGAAGATCCTTGGTAGGGCTACGAGCAAAACAATGTGTTCAATGCCGATTATGAATCACGACCGGACATAACCTTTGAGACCAACACTTTCTAACAAAGCCCATCAATGAGGATGCTGGAGGCCCACCGCCACATTGAAACGCCATCCAAAAAACCCCCTCAGCGCGGATCGGCAAAGCCAATTTGCTACAGAACCTTCTATGGCACTGAGGGCGGCCTGCGAGCCGCCCTACCGTGCAAGTACCAGCGCGGCCCAAGCTATCGCTGATGTCCGAGTCCGATTCCAAGATTCAAGGCCTTCTGGCGAAGCGCACCGACACTGCGTTTGGTCATCTTTGCTATTTTTATCACGGGGGTCCTGGCCTTCGAGTGGACTTTGAGCTCCTTGATATCTGCCTTCGTCCATTCGCGCCGCTTAACGCGTTTCTTGGTTGCTTTCTTCACGATGAATGCTCCTTCTTAGGGGAGCGGCTTGTAACATAGTTTTTTCGGCGCGACGACCGTAAAAAATTAGACAAATATTATACGGAATCGCGCCAGGTATAATCTTGGGCATGTCTTCCGAAGCGAGGTGTCTGCACTGTTGCAGCTGCGCAATTGTAAACTTCATACGCACGTCGCGTTCTGATAGCGTTCCAATCGACGCCTTTATATGCGGAGCTAAACAACCAACACGCTCTCGAATAAGCGAGCCAAATCGCAATAGAGATGAACGGATCCCACTAAGGAGGTGCGGACAGAGCACGGAAGGATGTTGTGTTTCAGCCTCCGCGATATTGCTAAGAGAGAGGTGGCTGACGAGAATGATCACAAGGCCCGCTCAGCTTTGATCACGCGCTCTTTGTCAAGTTCGCTTCTTGACGTATTCAACTCGCGCAAAGAGCGCCGCCGCTTGATGGCCTCGACTGAAGTGGTAGGTTATTGGTGAAGTTCACGCGCGCCGACCTCACATCCAAAATGCTGATATGTCGAGCTCGTTCTCCGCGTGCAGCCCACTGCCAGTGATGCCCTCAATTCCAGTGCAAGATCATCATGCCAACTTTTCGGGATAAGAAATTTGCTGAAGATCCAGCACGACTGGCGTCCACCGCCGATCAGGACACCACAGGCGGTAGAACGCTTAAAGACGGGCAGAGACCCTCGTCGGCTACCTTCGCCAACCAACACATGGGTTCTTGGCCCTGTTCCCGCATCTGACCCGGATGCCTTCCGGGAAATCAGTTTAGCCGACCGTCTCGACGACACTGATGTGCACGAAGAGGCCAAATCCTTCGTCCCTCAGGTCAATATCTTCGGTCGCGTTTAACGACTCCACAACACTGATTACAACATTACAACGACACTGTTTCTAGATTGAACTTCGCGATCCAGTCGAACTACATCACCACCAGCAAGGGTTTAAGCGGCTGTCCTCCACGTCGAAATCGGTTTACGTGGGCTCAACCGCATGCCGTGGGACGCTTTCTGCCCGCGTTCGCTTCCAGCCGAGAAAACAAAGGGAGCGGCACCTCAGCTTTCGGCTCTTGCGCGAACTCTCGCTCAACCTGCGCCTGCATAGTACCCCGATCTAAGTTTTCGAGCGCCTCAAGCTATTCTCTTCCCTCCTCGGTGATAATCCAGCACCCGGCCTTCCGCTCGATCAGCTTTTGGCCGAAAACATCGAGTTGGGGCGCGCGGCTCGCAGTCCGCTTCATACGACCCGTCCACTCCGGGCCGCTGCTACAATAGATAGCCAAATGCTGCTTAACGACTTCGATACTCGCCAGACCGTGCGGCTGGCCGGCAAGTCTCTTCAGTATCGACAACTGAAAACTCGCGCACGCCATCGACTTAAGGAACCCATATTACATATTTTGAGGTAAGCTCCAGAGCTGCGAGCCGCTTTTCAAAAGAGAGCTTCCTCCTAAATCCGATTGCACGACACCCGCCTGCCGTCGCCGCGGTAAGCAACGCTTTCGACTGCATCCCGCCAAGAATCTTCCGAAGAACGGTTCAGCATTAGATAGCTGCGTTGACTAGGAGCGTGAGGTGGTCTTGACTGCCGACTTCGACCGACTTGAGATCAAACGACGTCGGTAGTAGCCACGCCGTTGTACATCCTGATGAATGACATCGCTCACCGAACGAACCGCCCGCTTCTTTCGTTTCCAATTCCCGCCCAATTCCGCGGGGATCGCAAAGCCTCTCGGCACGACCAAAAGATCGTTTCTTTGGTTCAAATAGATATCGAACATGTGGTGGCTCTTTTTTGCACAAGCGTAGATCGGCTGTCATCGAAGCAACAGTTGCCTTTAAGTCACTGGACGATCAAATGACATTCAAAAGCTCCCGTCCTGATACGGGAAGACGGTCACGTGCACAATGGTGCCGCCAGATGTGAGCGTGTGCACGTCCCGACTTACGGCGCACGGAGAGGGCACCCGACAATGTCCACTTCAAACGAGGCGGAGAGTCTATCTAGGTGGCCACTCCGAGCGGATCTTAAGATTGCCATAAAAGAATAGATCGAAAGAGAGTTCGCGATCGTGAGCCGCATAATTGGTGGCCGTACCCGCTACGACTTCCTTCAATCTCGACCACTCATCGTACGAATTCAAGGTCACGCTTACCTCCTAGCAGCGAGATCGTCTGTTCTCTACCCACTGGGATGATCCCGCTTTGGCCGGCTGGTCAGATGCGCTCTACACCATTGCCGGATAGGTGCTCTACACCACGAATTCAACCTATCTGCCCTGAGGTTCGCCACGGCGGATAACGTATTTGCCGTCCCTTCGGGATTCCATATACGGCTGCCGGCGGCGTAGCGCAAATTGTACAATTGGAACGCTTGCCACAGTAAGGCTACCGCACGGAGTGGCAGCGGGCGGAAGTAAGGCTGATCCGGAGCACCGCTGCCAAGGTTCGAAGTGGACGCCGGTCACTGTAAAAGGGCAAAGTCTCGTCCGATCGAAACGCGGACGCCGGACACAATGTCGTAGGCATGCTCGACGAACACGTCGTCGCGCCCGACGCCATAGCCGCCCATGCAGATGAATGCCATGACTGGCGAGGACGCCGGTGAATGTCACGGGCGTGAACTGAGAGCATTGGCCGGTGTTGAAGACCTTAAACTTCCGTGGGGGAAAGTGCGACGCCCTTGCTAACTCAGGAGAGCTCGTCCTCACGGAATGCTCGAAAGGCGATGTGGACGGATTGGCTCATGCAGGCGGTGTTCGAAGCTCCAAAACATCGGCGAAGATTGTCCAATCGCGGACTCGCCTTTGCCGGCAGAAATCGGTCTCCGCCTGCTGAGCTGCAGCACTCAGCGAGGCGGCATCGACCTTAAATGCTGCCTGGCACGCACGATGCTCGCCGCCGGCATCGTCGCAAACGATCTTCATAAACCGGACGCTAAATGAAGGCATGCCCCTCTCTTCGTGTGGTTTGCTTATCCACTATTCTGCCATTCGCGCGGGGAGTATTTGATTTGCCTCAAGGAGCATCCCAAGAGGTCTGTCCGATCCTCCGAAGATAGGCCGAAAGTCCGCCGTGAACTTTACGAGCTGTCCGCGATAGTCTTGTGAACGACTGCCGCAAGTGCAGGCTTATCGCGGGCTGATTTCTGCCATGCGCCGGCGGGCTACGCGCGCAAGCGATCGCTGGGCAATGACGCCGAGAACCCCGAACTTGCATCGGCGGTCCACCTGAAGACGCGATTGCAGAAGCCGATCATTACACTTGTCCTAGCCCACGTTTCGATAAGCCCGGTCCAGGACTTCAGCGCCAGAGCTTAAGGTCAGGATCAGCGCCGGCAAGGCTACCGAATGAAAGGCGAAGCATCAA
This genomic stretch from Bradyrhizobium daqingense harbors:
- a CDS encoding PLP-dependent transferase; this encodes MRTADPRRPETFERAIDDRTICLFGEVISNPCLIPLPVKQLAEIGRRYGVPLVVDNTTTPLICRPSDLGAAVTTYAATKYISGHGTTLGGLIVDSGKVSYRGASRFPLFNGPDEAHGGIVWHNAVRDVDVLGSVPK
- a CDS encoding IS5-like element ISBj2 family transposase (programmed frameshift) translates to MRAGLFWLNDRQWARIEPHLPRGLTGPDRDDDRRIVSGIIHMLQSGARWRDCPREYGPYTTIYNRFNRWAKRGRWCAIFEALAKPGEDGVVLSLDSTSIKAHRCASGGKGGSTNQAIGRSRGGRTTKIHALSDPLCRPVVLHLTPGQDADIAAAPDVLALAPPMSVLLADKGYDGDKLRGAIIRRGAKPVIPNKSNRVVIHRFNKRAYKGRNVIERCFCRLKDFRRIATRYDKLARNFLAAVHLAALVAYWLN
- a CDS encoding 2-aminoethylphosphonate--pyruvate transaminase; amino-acid sequence: MQLDLASRDDEFKEVTACMRRLMLDLLGNAEDYSVVPIQGGGSFAMEAALSSFVSRADRPLVCVNGIYGERILQIFRLWGVEALKLVKRATDPLDPQEIGEYLSRNPGVTHLCFVHCETTTGIVNPLQEIVEEARRRGVKTIIDGMSSFGALNIDLSQRGPDVLVTSSNKCIEGPPGVAFVIASRELLENAAQEPRSFVLDVRDQWLSLERTGEWRSTPPTHIVQATTMALKILHEESIDARRFRYEKVRDDLIKELEGTVSPLLSPELQSPVCVAFSAPPGIVDQQGFDGLYRHLAAHNLYVYSKLHLATRSFRVGCIGEIQSSWIERLGCAFRTYFRPGQARSARPAPDQEAYGARVKMPAQAVGDRQLPFSAETAVLHAGYRRDPVTKAVAVPIYQNTAYELDGDLNHIADVYNVKADGFTYTRIINPTTRALEKRYAAVDMGSDSLAVASGQAATFLAIVNLSSGEVGDNVVASPYLYGNTWNLLHNTLKRLGNQREDSRSSKARDVRTSDR